One stretch of Weissella koreensis KACC 15510 DNA includes these proteins:
- a CDS encoding peptidylprolyl isomerase, protein MLPQFDLEHVEGPVAVFETTMGTIKFKLFPTQAPKTVENFTGLIEKGYYDGIIFHRVISDFMIQGGDPTGTGMGGESIWGDSFEDEFSNEVFNFRGALSMANAGPNTNGSQFFIVESSHVPNDMIKQLDAIMPKEVTNRYATEGGTPWLDRRHTVFGHVLEGLDTVESIAKVKVDYADKPIDPIVITRAYLEA, encoded by the coding sequence ATGTTACCACAATTTGATTTAGAACATGTTGAAGGACCAGTGGCTGTTTTTGAAACAACAATGGGAACGATTAAATTTAAATTATTTCCAACACAGGCACCTAAAACCGTCGAAAACTTTACTGGATTAATTGAAAAAGGTTATTATGATGGAATTATCTTCCATCGAGTTATTAGTGATTTTATGATTCAAGGTGGTGATCCAACTGGAACTGGAATGGGAGGAGAATCTATCTGGGGCGATTCATTTGAGGATGAATTTTCAAATGAGGTCTTTAACTTCCGCGGAGCACTATCAATGGCTAATGCTGGCCCCAACACTAATGGGTCACAATTCTTTATTGTAGAATCATCACATGTGCCAAATGATATGATTAAGCAACTAGATGCCATTATGCCTAAAGAAGTAACGAACCGTTATGCTACTGAAGGTGGAACACCTTGGTTAGATCGTCGTCATACTGTCTTTGGACATGTTTTAGAAGGATTGGATACTGTTGAATCAATTGCAAAGGTAAAAGTTGATTATGCTGATAAGCCAATTGATCCAATCGTTATTACACGTGCTTATCTAGAAGCTTAA
- a CDS encoding VTT domain-containing protein, protein MNYFQILIDIMLHLDKHLAHWVNILGPWSYVLLFAVIFIETGAVILPFLPGDSLLFAAGAIAAIPGSELHHYALILLFWCAAVLGDSCNFFLGRTIGLKLVHHPLLGRFIKQKQLDEANNFFIKHGPLAIIFSRFLPIIRTLTPFVSSVSGFSYKSFVILDIIAATLWTTIAVEAGFYFGSIPFIRDHFSLVIIGILVVTALPAIIAGLRSYLASKKEKKMSQSNIEN, encoded by the coding sequence ATGAATTATTTTCAAATATTAATTGATATTATGCTACATCTTGATAAGCATCTGGCTCACTGGGTTAATATCTTAGGGCCTTGGTCATACGTATTACTATTCGCCGTTATCTTTATTGAAACTGGAGCTGTTATTCTTCCATTTTTGCCAGGTGACTCTCTCTTATTCGCTGCTGGTGCCATTGCTGCAATTCCGGGAAGTGAGCTTCACCATTATGCATTGATCCTCTTGTTCTGGTGTGCTGCAGTTCTTGGTGACTCTTGTAATTTCTTCTTAGGTCGAACTATTGGACTGAAATTAGTTCATCACCCCCTACTTGGTCGCTTCATTAAGCAAAAGCAACTGGATGAAGCCAATAATTTTTTTATTAAACACGGTCCACTGGCTATCATTTTTTCACGATTCTTACCTATTATTCGAACGCTTACTCCATTCGTATCTTCCGTCTCGGGCTTTTCATACAAGTCCTTCGTTATTCTAGACATCATTGCAGCTACTCTTTGGACTACCATTGCAGTTGAGGCTGGCTTCTACTTTGGAAGTATTCCATTCATTCGTGATCACTTTTCATTAGTTATTATTGGGATATTAGTTGTTACAGCCTTACCGGCCATCATTGCTGGTCTGCGTTCTTACCTCGCTAGTAAAAAGGAAAAAAAGATGAGCCAAAGTAACATTGAAAATTAA
- a CDS encoding AI-2E family transporter has translation MDKKDQSRRSWTWQWFWDNKFVSALLVVLLVLIIIFMLQKVDFIFQPLFSLFSAVGAPIIVAGLFYYLMNPMVDWLEERHHVNRVLTITGQFIGLILLIVLAVIAVIPWLQNQIYSLIQHWPEYWRGISNWIDALMKNNDFKMVNEWLKKNDKMIDQTLKSLTTGGTFHVSSVFGTMSSVVITIVTFPLILFYLLKDGHQLPDFIVKFLPKRMQGSMHETITEINMQMSNYIRGQISVAVAVAIMFAIGFTVVGLPYGWLLAIAAGFLNLIPFLGSFLAMIPAVIVAIFISPMMLVKILIVFSVEQFLEGKVVSPKLLGDSLKIHPVTVVVILLSAGNMFGFLGVLFGIPGYAVLKVLISKLYQWWQSASSLYEDEDESSKKAIQLKPNSK, from the coding sequence ATGGATAAAAAAGATCAATCAAGGCGATCATGGACCTGGCAATGGTTTTGGGATAATAAATTTGTTTCAGCATTGCTAGTTGTTTTACTGGTTTTGATTATTATTTTCATGCTACAAAAAGTTGATTTTATTTTCCAACCACTCTTTTCACTGTTTTCAGCAGTAGGGGCACCAATTATTGTAGCGGGATTATTTTATTATTTAATGAATCCTATGGTGGATTGGTTAGAGGAACGTCACCATGTAAATCGGGTATTAACGATTACTGGTCAATTTATTGGTCTGATTTTGTTAATCGTATTAGCAGTTATTGCAGTGATTCCTTGGCTTCAGAACCAAATTTATAGTTTGATACAGCATTGGCCAGAATATTGGCGAGGTATTTCCAATTGGATTGATGCCTTGATGAAAAATAACGATTTTAAAATGGTAAATGAATGGCTCAAAAAGAATGATAAAATGATTGATCAAACTTTGAAATCGTTGACAACAGGAGGAACGTTTCATGTTTCCTCAGTCTTTGGAACGATGAGCTCGGTAGTGATAACGATTGTCACCTTCCCGCTAATACTTTTTTATCTATTAAAAGATGGTCACCAATTGCCTGATTTTATAGTTAAGTTTTTGCCAAAGCGCATGCAAGGTTCTATGCATGAAACTATTACTGAAATCAATATGCAAATGTCTAACTATATTCGTGGACAAATTTCTGTGGCGGTGGCAGTAGCAATTATGTTTGCAATTGGATTTACAGTTGTGGGATTGCCATATGGATGGCTACTTGCGATCGCAGCCGGATTTTTAAATTTAATTCCTTTTTTGGGATCGTTTTTAGCGATGATTCCGGCGGTGATTGTTGCGATCTTTATTTCACCAATGATGTTAGTTAAAATTTTAATCGTCTTTTCAGTTGAACAATTTTTGGAAGGGAAGGTGGTTTCACCTAAATTATTAGGTGATTCATTGAAAATTCATCCCGTCACTGTGGTAGTAATTTTATTATCAGCGGGTAATATGTTTGGATTCTTAGGAGTTTTGTTTGGTATTCCGGGGTATGCTGTTTTGAAGGTCTTGATTTCAAAATTATATCAATGGTGGCAAAGTGCATCTTCGTTGTATGAAGATGAAGATGAGTCTTCCAAGAAAGCTATTCAATTAAAACCAAACTCTAAATAA